One region of Agrobacterium tumefaciens genomic DNA includes:
- a CDS encoding methyl-accepting chemotaxis protein, giving the protein MFNFKVKSLATKLILVTGCAITTVLVASNSFLISQTSDRVHSLTMDQANTEARAIANVIAADVGELGSAARSMAGIIGRAHQAKSMDRPGIVNILKANVEQNAFAFGSWFCEQLGLFDGQTTEIANRLDLGTNATGAFAPYWSKTQKGDIQFSTFKNDYAAEWYSLAAKSGKGAITQPYLAEGTEVPTTMTSLAYPVMSDGKMIGVAGVDISLAALSQKLQALHPFETGRVTLISQGGQWLVPPTPEQNMKAYDGEGASTVQAAITSGKQGLIENLGLDTDAPYNRLVYPFAVPGLNATWVVLVDIPHQALNAPVQEQTYLMILGAIVILAAVIAALYFSVRYFVRNPLASLVSDVKTLSDGRYDVPVSGQDRRDETGAVATALEGFRAKLAGIREMEADAAVQRGNAETERQRSESERNENSRMQQHIVSVLGAGLNALSQGNLTYRIEDQFPGEYAKLRNDFNSALASLEETVSTVNGTVASIGNGTGEITRAASDLSHRTEQQAASLEETAAALNQLTAQVNSSAENAAQAATAVSNACDDAGKSGEVVQQAVSSMEGIAQSSAEISRIIGVIDEIAFQTNLLALNAGVEAARAGEAGKGFAVVAQEVRELAQRSATAAKEIKGLINTSARQVGEGVQLVGKAGETMRKIADQVLQINQLIRQISASASEQAVGLKEINSAVTQMDQVTQQNAAMVEETTAASVTLNSEAETLKSLVAGFSVSGGHSSQSGQQLRATAAAMRAPVASSQASGRSAATQRSRPRTSGANALAQDDWTEF; this is encoded by the coding sequence ATGTTCAATTTCAAAGTGAAGTCGCTTGCGACCAAGCTGATCCTTGTAACCGGCTGTGCAATCACCACGGTCCTTGTCGCATCGAATTCCTTCCTCATTTCCCAGACCAGCGACCGTGTCCATTCGCTGACCATGGATCAGGCGAACACCGAGGCACGCGCCATCGCCAACGTCATCGCCGCCGATGTCGGTGAACTCGGCAGCGCTGCCCGCTCCATGGCCGGTATCATCGGCCGTGCGCACCAGGCGAAATCGATGGACCGCCCCGGCATCGTCAACATCCTCAAGGCCAATGTCGAGCAGAATGCTTTCGCTTTCGGAAGCTGGTTCTGTGAGCAGCTGGGCCTTTTCGACGGACAGACCACCGAGATCGCCAACAGGCTCGATCTCGGCACCAATGCAACGGGTGCATTTGCCCCCTACTGGTCGAAGACCCAGAAAGGCGACATCCAGTTTTCGACCTTCAAGAACGACTATGCGGCGGAGTGGTATTCGCTCGCTGCCAAATCCGGCAAAGGCGCCATTACCCAGCCCTATCTGGCCGAAGGCACGGAAGTGCCCACCACAATGACCTCGCTTGCCTATCCCGTCATGTCTGATGGTAAGATGATTGGTGTGGCGGGGGTCGATATCTCTCTGGCAGCTCTGTCGCAGAAGCTGCAGGCGCTGCATCCTTTCGAAACCGGCCGTGTGACACTCATTTCGCAGGGCGGCCAATGGCTGGTACCGCCGACGCCCGAGCAGAACATGAAGGCCTATGACGGAGAGGGTGCAAGCACCGTTCAGGCGGCGATCACATCCGGCAAGCAGGGCCTGATCGAAAATCTCGGTCTTGATACCGACGCGCCCTATAACCGCCTTGTCTATCCGTTTGCGGTTCCGGGCCTCAATGCCACCTGGGTGGTTCTGGTGGATATCCCGCATCAGGCGTTGAACGCGCCGGTGCAGGAACAGACTTATCTGATGATCCTCGGGGCGATCGTCATTCTTGCGGCGGTTATTGCCGCGCTCTATTTCTCCGTCCGCTATTTCGTCCGCAATCCGCTCGCCTCGCTGGTCTCCGATGTGAAAACACTGAGCGACGGTCGTTACGATGTGCCGGTTTCCGGACAGGACCGCAGGGATGAGACGGGCGCGGTGGCAACGGCTCTGGAAGGCTTCCGTGCGAAGCTTGCCGGTATCCGCGAAATGGAAGCGGATGCCGCCGTGCAGCGTGGCAATGCGGAAACGGAGCGCCAAAGGTCCGAATCCGAGCGCAATGAGAACAGCCGGATGCAGCAACATATCGTGAGCGTACTCGGTGCAGGTCTCAATGCGCTCTCGCAGGGCAATCTGACCTATCGCATCGAGGACCAGTTCCCCGGTGAATATGCAAAGCTGCGCAACGACTTCAACTCGGCGCTCGCCAGCCTCGAGGAAACCGTTTCCACCGTCAACGGAACCGTTGCCAGCATCGGCAACGGCACCGGCGAGATCACCCGCGCTGCGAGCGATCTCTCCCACCGCACGGAACAGCAGGCTGCAAGCCTGGAAGAAACCGCTGCCGCCCTCAACCAGCTGACGGCGCAGGTCAATTCCAGTGCGGAAAACGCAGCGCAGGCGGCGACAGCTGTCAGCAATGCCTGCGACGACGCCGGCAAGTCGGGCGAGGTCGTGCAGCAGGCCGTCAGTTCCATGGAAGGCATCGCTCAATCCTCGGCGGAAATCTCCCGCATCATCGGGGTAATCGACGAAATCGCTTTCCAGACCAACCTTCTGGCGCTGAATGCCGGTGTGGAAGCTGCCCGTGCGGGCGAGGCTGGCAAGGGTTTTGCCGTTGTCGCGCAGGAAGTACGTGAACTGGCGCAACGTTCCGCGACAGCCGCGAAGGAGATCAAAGGTCTGATCAACACCTCCGCAAGGCAGGTGGGCGAGGGCGTCCAGCTGGTCGGCAAGGCCGGCGAGACGATGAGAAAGATTGCCGATCAGGTTCTGCAGATCAACCAGCTGATAAGGCAGATTTCGGCCTCCGCCAGCGAGCAGGCGGTCGGTCTCAAGGAGATCAACTCCGCCGTCACCCAGATGGATCAGGTCACCCAGCAGAATGCGGCCATGGTGGAAGAAACAACGGCGGCAAGCGTGACGCTGAACAGCGAGGCGGAAACGCTGAAATCGCTCGTTGCCGGTTTCTCCGTATCCGGCGGTCATTCCAGCCAGTCCGGCCAGCAATTGCGCGCCACCGCGGCGGCAATGCGTGCGCCTGTTGCCTCGTCACAGGCATCGGGCCGCTCGGCTGCGACCCAACGTTCCCGCCCAAGAACCAGCGGCGCAAACGCGCTGGCACAGGACGACTGGACGGAGTTCTGA
- a CDS encoding Hsp20 family protein: MSRMTPFTHPLLLGFDAMEKTLERMAKANDGYPPYNIERLPGAEDVPERLRITIAVAGFSQDDLDVTTADNQLVIRGRQQEQEKRDFLYRGIAARQFQRVFVLADGMQVRDARLRNGLLAIDLVKPEISNVVKKINISVSE; the protein is encoded by the coding sequence ATGAGCCGCATGACGCCATTCACCCACCCGCTTTTGCTGGGTTTTGATGCCATGGAAAAAACGCTGGAGCGTATGGCGAAGGCCAATGATGGCTATCCTCCATACAACATCGAGCGCCTGCCCGGCGCTGAAGACGTACCGGAACGCCTGCGTATCACGATTGCAGTCGCCGGTTTTTCGCAGGACGATCTGGATGTGACGACGGCCGACAACCAGCTCGTCATTCGCGGTCGCCAGCAGGAGCAGGAAAAGCGGGATTTTCTCTACCGGGGTATCGCTGCCCGGCAATTCCAGCGGGTCTTCGTGCTTGCAGACGGCATGCAGGTGAGGGACGCGCGCCTGCGCAATGGCCTTCTTGCCATCGATCTGGTGAAGCCCGAAATTTCAAACGTGGTAAAGAAAATTAATATTTCCGTCTCAGAGTAG
- a CDS encoding pyrimidine 5'-nucleotidase yields MDTKPKNLPDAADFAHVSEWVFDLDNTLYPHHVNLFSQIDRNMTAYVAELLKLEPDEARALQKRYYHEHGTTLQGLMIHYGISPGEFLERAHAIDYSALSPHPELGEAIKALPGRKFILTNGSVKHAQAAAGALGILDQFEDIFDIVAADYLPKPASATYEKFAALAKLDTRKAAMFEDLPRNLAAPKALGMKTVLLVPSNLEGVIMERWEIPAATDEHIDYITDDLTGFLIKTIAR; encoded by the coding sequence ATGGACACAAAGCCGAAAAACCTGCCCGATGCCGCCGATTTCGCCCACGTCAGCGAATGGGTCTTCGACCTCGACAACACGCTCTATCCGCATCACGTCAATCTGTTTTCGCAGATCGATCGTAACATGACGGCCTATGTTGCGGAGCTTTTAAAGCTCGAGCCCGACGAGGCTCGCGCACTTCAGAAGCGCTATTACCACGAACATGGCACCACGCTTCAGGGCCTGATGATCCACTACGGCATCAGCCCGGGCGAGTTTCTGGAGCGCGCGCATGCCATCGACTATTCCGCGCTGAGCCCGCATCCGGAGCTCGGCGAGGCAATCAAGGCGTTGCCGGGCCGCAAGTTCATCCTCACCAATGGCAGCGTCAAGCATGCACAGGCAGCGGCGGGCGCGCTCGGCATTCTCGACCAGTTCGAGGATATTTTCGACATCGTCGCCGCGGACTATCTGCCAAAACCGGCCAGTGCGACCTATGAGAAGTTTGCCGCACTTGCGAAGCTCGACACCAGAAAAGCGGCCATGTTCGAGGACCTGCCACGCAATCTCGCGGCACCCAAGGCACTTGGCATGAAGACCGTGCTGCTCGTTCCTTCGAACCTCGAAGGCGTCATCATGGAGCGCTGGGAGATCCCCGCCGCGACGGATGAGCATATCGACTACATCACTGACGATCTGACCGGTTTCCTGATCAAAACGATCGCCCGCTGA
- a CDS encoding BQ00720 family protein translates to MLLKEAHARLTRSQLAHIGEGEVGYIRKIRAEDVSRCFPEAPDLDPQLDLWALFGADGTPILLTDNRSSTFFKAAEDDLKTVSLH, encoded by the coding sequence ATGCTTTTAAAAGAAGCGCATGCGCGTCTCACCCGGTCCCAGCTCGCTCATATCGGCGAGGGAGAAGTGGGCTATATCCGTAAAATCCGTGCGGAAGACGTAAGCCGCTGTTTCCCGGAAGCGCCTGATCTCGATCCGCAACTCGATCTCTGGGCCCTGTTTGGCGCGGATGGCACGCCGATCCTCCTCACAGACAATCGTTCCAGCACGTTTTTCAAGGCTGCCGAAGACGATCTGAAAACCGTCAGCCTGCATTGA
- a CDS encoding nucleoside hydrolase has translation MAERRKIIIDTDPGQDDAAAIMLAFASPEEIEILGLCAVAGNVPLKLTSRNIRIICELCDRTDIPVYEGAERPLVRKPITAEHVHGSTGLDGPVLDEPTMEAQKQHAVDFIIETLLREPAGTVTLCTLGALTNVALALQKAPEIAGRVKELVMMGGGFFEGGNITPAAEFNIYVDPQAADIVFRSGVPIVVMPLDVTHQLLTTKARVSRIRDIGTRPAIAMAEMLEFFERFDIEKYGSDGGPLHDPSVIAYLLKPELFQGRDCNVEIEVNSELTMGMTVVDWWRVTERPVNARVMRNVDADGFFELLTERFARL, from the coding sequence ATGGCAGAACGCAGAAAAATCATCATAGACACGGATCCAGGTCAGGACGACGCGGCAGCGATCATGCTGGCTTTCGCAAGCCCGGAAGAAATTGAAATTCTCGGTCTGTGCGCCGTCGCCGGCAATGTTCCGCTGAAACTGACCAGCCGCAACATCCGCATCATCTGCGAATTGTGCGACCGCACCGATATTCCCGTCTATGAGGGTGCCGAGCGGCCACTGGTGCGAAAGCCCATCACTGCCGAGCATGTTCACGGCAGCACCGGCCTCGATGGCCCGGTTCTCGACGAGCCGACGATGGAGGCACAAAAGCAGCACGCCGTCGATTTCATCATCGAAACGCTGCTGCGGGAGCCTGCGGGCACCGTGACGCTCTGCACGCTCGGCGCGCTGACCAATGTGGCGCTGGCTTTGCAGAAGGCCCCCGAGATTGCAGGCCGCGTCAAGGAACTGGTGATGATGGGTGGCGGCTTCTTTGAAGGCGGCAACATCACACCGGCTGCGGAATTCAACATCTATGTCGATCCGCAGGCTGCCGATATCGTCTTCCGTTCCGGCGTGCCCATCGTCGTAATGCCGCTTGACGTAACCCACCAGTTGCTGACCACCAAGGCGCGTGTCAGCCGCATTCGCGATATAGGCACACGCCCGGCAATCGCCATGGCGGAAATGCTGGAATTCTTCGAGCGTTTCGACATCGAGAAATACGGTTCGGACGGCGGCCCCCTGCACGATCCAAGCGTTATCGCCTATCTCCTCAAGCCCGAGCTGTTTCAGGGCCGCGATTGCAATGTCGAAATCGAGGTCAATTCCGAACTGACCATGGGCATGACGGTGGTGGACTGGTGGCGGGTGACCGAGCGCCCGGTCAACGCCCGCGTGATGCGAAATGTGGATGCGGACGGCTTCTTCGAGTTGCTGACGGAACGTTTCGCCCGCCTCTGA
- a CDS encoding EF-hand domain-containing protein, protein MTMSTRKIALSALGAALLLGSAATASFAAPPAHGKGHGERMPFRPELAFVQLLKVADTNKDGKITKEEFAARQDALFAEIDKDKDGSITPKEMREYRQAKMEAFRAAHPRPEAADAKAGEGKGPEGKRAEREHGGRQGWGKHGGKGGAFAMMRMADTDENGQVSKAEFTAAGEKMFERLDRNKDGVISIDDMPDRPFL, encoded by the coding sequence ATGACGATGTCTACACGAAAGATCGCACTCTCTGCTCTTGGCGCAGCCCTCTTGCTCGGCTCGGCCGCTACAGCCAGCTTTGCGGCCCCGCCAGCGCACGGCAAAGGCCACGGCGAACGCATGCCGTTCCGCCCGGAACTGGCGTTCGTTCAGCTGCTGAAGGTGGCCGACACCAACAAGGACGGCAAGATTACCAAGGAAGAGTTCGCCGCACGTCAGGACGCACTTTTTGCCGAGATCGACAAGGACAAGGACGGTTCGATCACGCCAAAGGAAATGCGTGAATACCGCCAGGCCAAAATGGAGGCGTTCCGTGCGGCTCATCCGCGCCCAGAGGCTGCTGACGCCAAAGCGGGCGAAGGCAAGGGACCTGAAGGCAAGCGCGCCGAACGCGAACATGGCGGTCGTCAGGGCTGGGGCAAGCATGGCGGCAAGGGTGGGGCGTTCGCGATGATGCGCATGGCCGACACCGATGAAAACGGCCAGGTCAGCAAGGCCGAATTCACCGCAGCCGGCGAAAAAATGTTCGAACGGCTGGACAGGAACAAGGACGGCGTCATCTCTATCGATGATATGCCAGACCGCCCGTTCCTTTAA
- a CDS encoding DMT family transporter, whose protein sequence is MELWIGITFASAFLQNLRSTLQKHLKGMMGTTGATFVRFVFGMPFALAYLGFLHGVLGRPLPVPNMSFAVWAMVGAMAQIAATFLLVHLFSFRNFAVGTAYSRTEPAQAALFALIFVGESVNGGTLAAIAISVAGVMLISVARTEVTPASILTSIFSRTAGIGLASGAFFGLSSVAYRSASLALAPSLPAPDAVMQAGFTLVVVIVTQTLAMFLWIVWRERDELRRIAKAWKPSLAVGFVGATASFGWFTAMTLQQAAVVKALAQVEMLFAFASTVLFFKEKINRLELSGCLLIVLGVLSLLIFG, encoded by the coding sequence ATGGAACTCTGGATAGGCATAACCTTCGCAAGCGCGTTCTTGCAGAACCTGCGCTCGACCCTGCAAAAGCACCTGAAGGGCATGATGGGCACCACGGGCGCCACTTTCGTGCGCTTCGTTTTTGGAATGCCCTTCGCTCTTGCCTATCTCGGTTTTCTGCATGGTGTACTTGGCCGGCCGCTGCCGGTGCCGAACATGTCATTCGCTGTCTGGGCGATGGTCGGGGCCATGGCGCAGATCGCCGCCACTTTCCTGTTGGTGCACCTGTTTTCCTTCCGCAACTTCGCGGTTGGCACGGCCTATTCCCGAACTGAGCCGGCGCAGGCGGCATTGTTTGCGCTGATTTTCGTTGGCGAAAGCGTCAATGGCGGCACTCTTGCGGCCATCGCTATTTCGGTGGCCGGCGTCATGCTGATTTCGGTTGCGCGCACGGAAGTGACCCCTGCCTCCATTCTCACCTCCATCTTCAGCCGGACGGCGGGCATCGGCCTCGCCTCGGGGGCTTTTTTCGGCCTGTCGTCTGTCGCTTACCGTTCGGCCTCGCTGGCGCTAGCACCCAGCCTGCCGGCACCGGATGCGGTGATGCAGGCCGGCTTTACCCTCGTCGTTGTCATCGTGACGCAGACCTTGGCGATGTTCTTGTGGATCGTATGGCGGGAGAGGGACGAATTGCGGCGGATCGCGAAGGCATGGAAACCGTCGCTTGCGGTCGGTTTCGTGGGGGCCACGGCGTCATTCGGCTGGTTCACGGCGATGACGTTGCAGCAGGCGGCCGTGGTCAAGGCGCTGGCGCAGGTGGAGATGCTCTTCGCCTTCGCCTCGACCGTGCTCTTCTTCAAGGAAAAGATCAACCGGCTGGAACTTTCGGGCTGCCTGCTGATCGTGCTGGGCGTGCTGTCGCTTCTGATATTCGGCTGA